ttgtttcttcattGAGGGGTATTGGTTAGCTTGTACCCTAGAACCATGTCACACAATACTGATATGGAAGCTGGTCctgaaatttattctatttccCTTGGACAGTATGCTGACCAAATTCTTGGCTCTTGTACTCCAACGACCAACATTTATATAGaagctgttttgttttgctgGTCAGGATTGCTGTTCAGTTTTAGAGACTTTACTCCAGCGTGTAAACTGATCTGTACTTTGCTATGTACCTTGTTgctttttcttttatgaaaCACACTGACTGTTGATTTATGTGTAATTTCTCCTAGTGCTTCTAAGCGGAAAAGAGGTGGACCTGGTGGTTTAAATAAAGTTTGTGCAATTTCACCTGAACTTCAGACCATTGTCGGTGAGACTGCCATGTCAAGAACTCAGGTACTCTCTATATTTCATTATGATAGAAATGATCAATTATCTGCCGTGTAGGTACTCTTTGAATGATTGACGCTAGAAAATTTCATTCAGATTGTCAAGCAGCTGTGGGCATATATCAGGCAGAATAATCTTCAAGATCCCGATGACAAAAGAAAGATCATTTGCAATGATGAACTTCGTGTGGTTTTTGGAACTGATACAACTGACATGTTTAAGATGAATAAATTGTTGGCTAAGCACATAACCCCGCTTGACCCAAGTACATGCTTCTATTTCTTTGTGTCAATATATGTTATTCTGTGTTTGCATTTGTGAAACTCTGCTCCATGAAATTTTTCTCAAGTACTTTCTCATGGCATTGCAGAAGATCAAATTCGTGATGTGAAAAGAATGAAGGCTCCCACCGTTACTCCCCAGCCTGGACCTCCCATAAATCAACCCTCAGTGGTTATTTCTGATGCGCTAGCAAAGTTTATTGGAACTGATGGAACATTTCCTCATGAAGATGCTCTGAAATACCTCTGGGACTACATAAAAGCAAACCAACTCGAGGTTTTCTTCATTCCTAACTTTTTGTTTGCAGAGTAACCATACCAACTTCTTGGTTTGCTACAAACCAATAATTTTGAGAAATGAAATACATCCACAGTCCATTTTCTAGAGGTGCATTGTATGCATGCACTACCAACCATTCAGTTCTTAAATTCTTAATTAGCTTTTCAGAAGCAGTCTAATAGGAAAAGCTGAAGAATGACCTGGTAGATTCATTATATTCTTGTTAGTGCTACAAATTTGAATTGTATACCCCTACTTTTTGTGCTATTTGGGCATTCTGTTATTTACATCACTACTGTGTGTTTCTTGGGGGAAACGTGAAGGTTGCCTGTTCCTGGAACGTTGGTCCTGGGAGGATTTTAGGCTATAATGGCAGAGAGAGACCATTGTGGCATTGTATAGATATTTGATTATCTGGATATCTTCATTGGTTCGGGTATCCTGGAATCTTAGATTGAGGTTGGGGGAGTGTGGCCACTATGCATAAATTTGTATTAGCAGCTGTAAATACTATGCCAGGAAACAAATGCCACGCCAAGTTTCAAGTTTCTGGAtgctagtgttttttttttgttttttacttACTTTTTCTCAATAATATTGTCAGCAAAATATATACCATATAGTTTCCTAATATTCTTTTCCCTTAGTCATGTGATTATCAAGTGAACGAGTAGTTGTGAACTTTGAAATATACACTTATCACCAGAAACATTAATTGCTCTCTTTGATTTTGCacaggatgtcatcaatggatCGATATTATGTGATTCAAAACTTCAAGAGCTTTTTGGCTGTGAGAGCATTCCTATGTCAGGATTATCAGAAATGCTTGGTCACCACTTCATCAAGAAGACATAGCAAATCCTCATTAACTGGTGAGTTTCTCACAGTAGCTCCTCTTTCTAGTGTCACATTCAGTCTAGATGATAGGGACGATAATGACATCTTCCCTAATATATCTTTATGATTGAACTACAACCTTTGAGATTTCTTACCTGATGACCTGAGTTGCAATCATAATTTGACATGGTTGTCTGTTTTTTTATTATAATTTAGTAATTTTGTTCTGTTGCGTGCAGATCTAGGATTGCAGTGTGGCAGATAGGCCTAACATTACAATATGGTGTTCTTGACAGAATGGACAGCATAGCTTATGTATTTCTTCAATGTTATGGATTATGAATTGTGTCATGCAAAGATCAGATTATTTGTGGTAGCCTGTAGCTTGTTATTCATTCAGGCAACCACTGTGGTGTCTGGTGTAACCTTTACTGAATTCGTAGTGTTAGTTCCTAAATGTCAAAATGTCATGCTGACTATGTAAAGTTAAGCTTTCGATTTGAGTGCCAGGTTGAACCCTTATAAAAGTCATAAGCCTTTCTTGTACTgttatgttttttcttttaaaaaaatggttAAGCAATCTGAGTTCACTGCCCATCAGTCCAAGTGGAGTTCAAAGGTTGTGGTGGTGGTCTCTTCTTCCAGAAGTACAAAGATTTATTTTGTATTCCTTGTCTTGTTTCCCGCTTTTAGAAAAGCTTGCGCGTTCAAGCGACCTCCTACATGACTTTGTTACCTGTTGGTTGGGTGGATATGAGAAATGTCAAAGTGAAAAAAGGTATGGCTATGTAATGCTTCAATTGCCAAAGTAATTCAAGTGCTCTGTATCTTGACAAGCTTGACAGCCGAACGACGTGTGCCTCAGGGTTCCAGTCGCCGAGCGGCAACTGCCGTGTCACGCGCGGCACGCCTGCGCGCACACAGTCGCCATCTGGTGGTTCCCCCGCTCCGCTTACGCGGCGATGTGCTAGGAGCCTAGGACGGGTCCGGGCCGGTTCTGGAGATTCTGAACGAGCCCAACGTGCGCTAAACGAGCCCAACTTTGCGGCTGTAGGCCGATGTCTCCGGGCCGGTATGTGCAAATGCAACCATGGCAATGGGCCCCCGATCGAACATTTTGCCGGTGTATGTGCTCAGTATGAATCCCTCAAAAAAAAGTGGTCAGTATGATATTTTACCACTACTAGTTGTAGCACATGAAAGTCTAGGCTGATGGAAAGTATCATCAAGTGTGGAAATATCATACTGAGCACATACACCGGCAAATAAcattaaaaaataatctaagCTGGTACAAAAATATGGACAATTCACTTCTCAATCGAACAGTTGTATGGTGCAACTAAGATAGAGTTCTGCATTTCCCCATGGTAGCATATCGCCGTTTGCACTTCTACTTTGAATAAACTGAAAGCCTAAAAACTGCAGTGCCACGCAAACTGAAATTTAATCGTGGATTTATCTTCCGGGAGGACGAGGATCCTCTCAGGTACActttatttaaaaaaacaaaaaaaaagttcacagCTCGATTTGGCGAAAACAAAGGCACTCCTTCCCAACATTGTTCGTATCATAATGGACAACTACACCAATATTTGCTACTAATAAATCCTACTATTACAAAGCATAGCAACTGGCAGAGCCAGAACGAGGCAGGCTAGCTTATCTTCGACGGGAACCTGGCATCGTTGTAGCCGCTGCTCGCCACGGACAGCAGCTGCACGTCGTCAAACGCGTCCTCCCCCTCCTGCTCGCTGACgccggggaaggcggcggcgccgatgcCGCCGGCGTCCTGGAGCTGGAGCTCCTCCCGCGGCTCCATCACGGTCCTACTCGCCTTGAGCTGCTCCTCGAACATCTTCTGCAGCTTCTTGCCCTGCGCCTCGATCCTCATCTGCAGATTCCTCTGGAtctgcaccaaaaaaaaaatatcagcaAAAAGTTTGATGCCATCTACTAGGATTCAAGGTTTCGTTTTCTTGGTAGTGTTTGATGCATAGACAGAGCACCACCTCGAGCTGCTCGTGGAGGCGCCTCTGCACGTCGACCTGGACGCGTAGTGCTTCAGTGATTTGCGATCCACTGGCAACAGAAAAGGGAGCCGTACCATTAGTCCTTGCTAATTGCACATGGTTGCCATTAGGattctcgcaaaaaaaaaaaaaaggtagacgacgacgacgacacttACGTGCTGGGGTCGAGATTCTGCGCGTCATTTCCCGCGGCTCTTTTCTCCTGCTTCCCTGCAATTCGACAACAGGATGACAACATGTGTCAGCCCGCGGTAGGACGGAATATAAACACGATGGCTACACCATGTCAACATGTGTCAGTCGGGCATGGCAGGACGATGATGGAATAATGAAGCTTGGCGTTGACGTGTTTGTCGAATAGTAATAGTACTGAACAAATTGTTGGTACTAAATTCTTTGCAGGATTACCTTCGGAGGATGTCGATGCTGGCATGTACTTGGCTATGCGGTATTTCTGAAATCGAGGAAGAGGAGAATAGCAGAATGTTAGTTACAACTCAACTCGATCATACTACATAGAATTTGCCACACAATAACATCATCCGTTTAAATTTTTTGAATTCTCCACGGTTGATTAATTGAGAAAAACGTATTTGATTTGCAGAAACTCAGATACCTGAAGGTGGCTCTTGATGTGGTAGATGGTGAGGCCATCAGAGTTCATCAGCTTCAGAATCCCCTTGGGAGTCGCCTCTTCGAGAGTCACACAGCAACAAGAGAAAGACTACACACCATGAGGAACTAACAAACGTGTCGatttcaggatgaaactgtTTTTTCACACCAAGGACACTCACTGTCCGCGCCGCCGAGCTGATTCACGCACTCGACGAACCGCTCGTGAAGGTCCTGCGTCCACCGGATCCGCGTCTTGCTCGGCGCGCCGTGCCCGGCCGCGGCGACGACGTTCCCGGTGTGGCTCGCCGGTGCACCGATACTGCAACTCCTGGACAGCGTGTTCTCAATTGGGCTCTGCATGCCCGGCGACTCCATCGCCTGGATAAGCGTGTTCGCCGTGGCCTTCAGGGTTTGGCCAAACAGGAACGGGAGAATCTCTGTCAGAACCCGATTATGGCATGACCGAGAGAGGAATTTTATCCACGATTCCATGTGTGCACTTACATGAGGTGAAAAGGAGGGGGCTTTGGGTTCGCCACCGCCGAGCAGCCTGCCGGTGGAACCGTTGCCGTACAGCCCATGCCCTcgctcttgctgctgctgcaatggCAGCTTGAGTGGAGGAGGTGCCTCCGTGGCGTCCCGCTGCTGCGGCCTGACGTAGTACGTCCTCACCGAGCCGTCGCGGAGCAGCAGCGGGTCGAGCGGTCGGTACAGCTGCTCGGCCTCCGGCGACCGGACGAACGGCGCCGCCGTCTTGGTCGCTGTCATCGCCGGGAGCGCCGTCGAACCGAGAGTGCAGTCGAACCGCGCCATGCCCAGCAGGTGCTCGGCGGCGAAGAACGCGGCGGGGTCGGAGCCGACGCAGCTGCCCTGCGTCGCGAGGACAGTCCTCGGCGTTGGGCTGTACTCCTCCTGCAgccagccgccggcgccgccatgctGCTGCGGCAAGGAGCCCACGAGCCCCGGGTGGAAGGAGAGCCCGGCAGCAGCGGTGGCCGGAAACATCTGGGGGTCGTACAGCGGCGACCCAAAGTGGTGGTCGTGCAGCTTAATCTTCTTGGTGTTCATCATCTAGATCACGATCGAAGACTTGGAACTGAACAAGCAAGCACAAAAACAAGTACAACTAGCTCGTCAACTATTTCAAGATAAGCTTGAGTATATCAACGGTTCATTATATATATAGAacttattttagcattttgtgAGACCTCAAACAGCAGGTTACAGCAACCCATTAAGGCAACACTTGGAGCAGGAGAGAAGAAGGATTAGTGCAGAGGTGATGCTTAAATAGCGCTGATGCAAAGGTTCCACTTCCATCCATTGGAAGCTTGGGTTCTAGTGGAAGAATAGGATCCCGCACCGGTCCAGATTCCCGGTGGCGTATCGAGCAACGTGATAAGAATAATTCGATGGCGGTGAGTGCCTCGGGATCGGAGCTACACACACGAATAGTGGGAATTGCCAAACAGCCGACGAGCATGCTgcggccgccggaggaggaagaagaagcaagaaCACGGCAATGCAAGCAAGTAGGGGGAagaatagttgcaggtacgtcAGCAGATATGGTTAGAGCAACTTACAACTTGAAGGCATCACATGGCAGCAGGCTTCTAGCACTGAAGACTTCCTGGAAATTATCTCCCTCACTCTGTATCTGGAGGAAGGATTGGAATCTGCACGAGAATTGAGAATGAGGAATGGGTGCAGAAAGGGCTCCTGATCATCCCAATTGGAACAAGAACTCCTCcctgtgggggggggggggggggtgggccAGGTCCTCCTGTTGGAAGCCAAGCAACTAGCAACTGACAAAGAATAATAAGATGCAAAGATATCCACCTATTATATAAAGTGCAAGCTTGCATGTACAGACACAAGGCTAGCCGGCTAGGGGACAAACTCTGGCTTTGATGCTTTCACCGTCTCCACCTTTCTCTCGCTCGCATGGCTTGGATCTTATGGCACCCATTTCTAGCTGGATTGCAAGCATACAAAATTACAGTAAAGATCAGGGGGGACATTTCTATGCTGAACCCTTATGACCTGTTTGTCTTTTGATATCCCAACAAGAGATGAATTGACACCCATAATTCCGGTAGGGTACGTTAATTGCTGAATCAAACAGAACTTCGAATTTGAACCTTCTTGGATGTGATGTTAATTCGGACctacataaaaaataaataagtgGACAAGAACTACCTTGAAAAGGATGCGGTTGTAAAAAAATCAATAGCCAAACAAATAGCGGATATGTTTTTCAATTAGGGATGGCTATACATAAGCGTGCGATTCTTGTTAAGGTACAATCAAATAGCACGGTAACATCGATCCCTGTTTTTGTTTGATTTAGTCATTTACTGTTGAAGAAGACATTGTTTCTCATTCGTTTCAGTCATCTTTTAATGGAATTGTATCTGTTAGTACGTATCTAATTGAAGCCTTGTTGGTCCATATCTTTTCCATCACTTGGGTAAAGTTAAACTGTGTCAGGAACATTCCAAGGATTCAGATTTGAGTAAATTTTATCGCAAGGACTAGCTACTTGTTTGAGTGGAATTCAACTACATGTTCTGCTTTGATCTTTGCATAATGAAGA
This sequence is a window from Setaria italica strain Yugu1 chromosome III, Setaria_italica_v2.0, whole genome shotgun sequence. Protein-coding genes within it:
- the LOC101784276 gene encoding uncharacterized protein LOC101784276; the protein is MMNTKKIKLHDHHFGSPLYDPQMFPATAAAGLSFHPGLVGSLPQQHGGAGGWLQEEYSPTPRTVLATQGSCVGSDPAAFFAAEHLLGMARFDCTLGSTALPAMTATKTAAPFVRSPEAEQLYRPLDPLLLRDGSVRTYYVRPQQRDATEAPPPLKLPLQQQQERGHGLYGNGSTGRLLGGGEPKAPSFSPHATANTLIQAMESPGMQSPIENTLSRSCSIGAPASHTGNVVAAAGHGAPSKTRIRWTQDLHERFVECVNQLGGADKATPKGILKLMNSDGLTIYHIKSHLQKYRIAKYMPASTSSEGKQEKRAAGNDAQNLDPSTGSQITEALRVQVDVQRRLHEQLEIQRNLQMRIEAQGKKLQKMFEEQLKASRTVMEPREELQLQDAGGIGAAAFPGVSEQEGEDAFDDVQLLSVASSGYNDARFPSKIS